The Solanum lycopersicum chromosome 9, SLM_r2.1 genome window below encodes:
- the LOC101254727 gene encoding uncharacterized protein — translation MESNTSLRTLMFNDKIDTPNLSDFLRVKQDHNNNLTGLTLGAVLSNVRESSSSSSLVHNSSRTLFDIIRDDPSNNSRKPRKWEHFRNKLRLKPNISIQHHSNPITPVENFTSASGSTSRILETAEIDGDETGVELEDQPARMSLMALLTENDGDESAYMIEDGDADEEEDELDVAGIETGTIAVADVVDVGAGGEYNNCCVCMVRHKGAAFIPCGHTFCRLCSRELWVQRGNCPLCNNFILEVLDIF, via the coding sequence ATGGAAAGCAATACTAGTCTTAGAACTTTGATGTTTAATGATAAAATCGATACCCCAAACCTTTCAGATTTTCTCAGAGTCAAACAAGATCATAACAATAATCTTACAGGCCTTACATTAGGCGCGGTGTTGAGCAACGTACGAgaatcatcttcttcttcttcccttgTTCATAACTCCAGCAGAACTCTCTTCGATATCATTCGAGACGATCCCAGCAACAACAGCAGAAAACCCAGAAAATGGGAACATTTTAGAAACAAACTCCGTCTTAAACctaacatttcaattcaacaccATAGCAATCCAATAACTCCTGTTGAAAATTTTACATCTGCATCTGGGTCAACAAGTAGAATATTGGAAACTGCAGAGATTGATGGAGATGAAACTGGAGTGGAATTGGAGGATCAACCTGCGCGAATGTCATTAATGGCCTTGTTAACAGAGAATGATGGAGATGAATCAGCGTATATGATTGAAGATGGAGATgcagatgaagaagaagatgaattgGATGTTGCCGGCATCGAAACCGGCACCATTGCCGTTGCTGATGTTGTTGACGTCGGCGCCGGCGGAGAATATAATAATTGTTGTGTGTGTATGGTGAGGCATAAGGGCGCTGCGTTTATACCTTGTGGACATACATTTTGCAGATTGTGTTCAAGGGAACTTTGGGTTCAAAGGGGCAATTGCCCACTCTGCAACAATTTCATTTTAGAAGTTCTTGATATTTTCTAA